The following coding sequences are from one Anguilla anguilla isolate fAngAng1 chromosome 12, fAngAng1.pri, whole genome shotgun sequence window:
- the srsf7a gene encoding serine and arginine rich splicing factor 7a isoform X3, translating to MSYYSSSHSSSRNTDCKVYVGDLGNGAAKGELERAFSYYGPLRSVWVARNPPGFAFVEYEDSRDAEDAVKGMDGKVLCGSRIRVELSTGLSRKTRYGRPSRRHFDPNDRCYQCGDKGHYAYDCYRFSKRGGSRRSRSRSRSRSRSRSRSRGRRYRSRSRSNDRRYRSPSYSKRRSRSGSPARSRSRTPVRRSRTPVRSRSRSRSRSRSVSRPRGRSVSRSRSRSRSRSRSRSPSPKRDGSSLPVD from the exons ATGTCGTACTACTCCTCGTCCCACAGCTCGTCTCGCAACACTGACTGCAAGGTCTATGTGGGAGATTTGGGCAATGGCGCGGCCAAGGGCGAGCTGGAGCGCGCGTTCAGCTACTACGGCCCTTTACGCAGCGTCTGGGTAGCTCGGAACCCTCCCGGCTTCGCCTTTGTAGAGTATGAAGACTCCCGAGATGCCGAGGATGCTGTGAAGGGCATGGACGGGAA aGTGCTTTGTGGGTCTCGGATCCGAGTGGAGCTCTCCACCGGCTTGTCCAGGAAGACCCGGTACGGCCGGCCGAGCCGCAGGCACTTTGACCCCAACGACCGTTGCTACCAGTGCGGCGACAAGGGCCACTACGCGTATGATTGCTACCGCTTCAGCAAGCGGGGCGGCAGCCGCCGAAGCAG gtCTCGTTCCCGCTCACGCTCTCGATCCCGCTCCAGGTCCAGAGGACGTCGCTACCGCTCCCGTAGCCGTAGTAACGACCG CAGGTACCGTTCCCCATCGTACTCCAAGCGCAGAAGCAG GTCTGGCTCTCCTGCCAGGTCCAGGTCCCGAACTCCAGTGCGGAGGTCCCGAACTCCAGTGCGGAG TCGCTCCCGCTCTCGCTCTCGTTCCCGCTCTGTGTCGCGCCCCAGGGGGCGCTCggtctctcgctctcgctctcggtCCCGATCTCGCTCCAGGTCCCGCTCCCCCAGCCCCAAGAGAGACGG atCCAGCCTCCCTGTTGATTAG
- the srsf7a gene encoding serine and arginine rich splicing factor 7a isoform X1 — protein sequence MSYYSSSHSSSRNTDCKVYVGDLGNGAAKGELERAFSYYGPLRSVWVARNPPGFAFVEYEDSRDAEDAVKGMDGKVLCGSRIRVELSTGLSRKTRYGRPSRRHFDPNDRCYQCGDKGHYAYDCYRFSKRGGSRRSRSRSRSRSRSRSRSRGRRYRSRSRSNDRRYRSPSYSKRRSRSGSPARSRSRTPVRRSRTPVRSRSRSRSRSRSVSRPRGRSVSRSRSRSRSRSRSRSPSPKRDGRSRSPSQKKSPTPNGD from the exons ATGTCGTACTACTCCTCGTCCCACAGCTCGTCTCGCAACACTGACTGCAAGGTCTATGTGGGAGATTTGGGCAATGGCGCGGCCAAGGGCGAGCTGGAGCGCGCGTTCAGCTACTACGGCCCTTTACGCAGCGTCTGGGTAGCTCGGAACCCTCCCGGCTTCGCCTTTGTAGAGTATGAAGACTCCCGAGATGCCGAGGATGCTGTGAAGGGCATGGACGGGAA aGTGCTTTGTGGGTCTCGGATCCGAGTGGAGCTCTCCACCGGCTTGTCCAGGAAGACCCGGTACGGCCGGCCGAGCCGCAGGCACTTTGACCCCAACGACCGTTGCTACCAGTGCGGCGACAAGGGCCACTACGCGTATGATTGCTACCGCTTCAGCAAGCGGGGCGGCAGCCGCCGAAGCAG gtCTCGTTCCCGCTCACGCTCTCGATCCCGCTCCAGGTCCAGAGGACGTCGCTACCGCTCCCGTAGCCGTAGTAACGACCG CAGGTACCGTTCCCCATCGTACTCCAAGCGCAGAAGCAG GTCTGGCTCTCCTGCCAGGTCCAGGTCCCGAACTCCAGTGCGGAGGTCCCGAACTCCAGTGCGGAG TCGCTCCCGCTCTCGCTCTCGTTCCCGCTCTGTGTCGCGCCCCAGGGGGCGCTCggtctctcgctctcgctctcggtCCCGATCTCGCTCCAGGTCCCGCTCCCCCAGCCCCAAGAGAGACGG CCGTTCCAGGTCGCCCAGCCAGAAAAAGAGCCCCACTCCCAACGGTGACTGA
- the srsf7a gene encoding serine and arginine rich splicing factor 7a isoform X2, with amino-acid sequence MSYYSSSHSSSRNTDCKVYVGDLGNGAAKGELERAFSYYGPLRSVWVARNPPGFAFVEYEDSRDAEDAVKGMDGKVLCGSRIRVELSTGLSRKTRYGRPSRRHFDPNDRCYQCGDKGHYAYDCYRFSKRGGSRRSRSRSRSRSRSRSRSRGRRYRSRSRSNDRYRSPSYSKRRSRSGSPARSRSRTPVRRSRTPVRSRSRSRSRSRSVSRPRGRSVSRSRSRSRSRSRSRSPSPKRDGRSRSPSQKKSPTPNGD; translated from the exons ATGTCGTACTACTCCTCGTCCCACAGCTCGTCTCGCAACACTGACTGCAAGGTCTATGTGGGAGATTTGGGCAATGGCGCGGCCAAGGGCGAGCTGGAGCGCGCGTTCAGCTACTACGGCCCTTTACGCAGCGTCTGGGTAGCTCGGAACCCTCCCGGCTTCGCCTTTGTAGAGTATGAAGACTCCCGAGATGCCGAGGATGCTGTGAAGGGCATGGACGGGAA aGTGCTTTGTGGGTCTCGGATCCGAGTGGAGCTCTCCACCGGCTTGTCCAGGAAGACCCGGTACGGCCGGCCGAGCCGCAGGCACTTTGACCCCAACGACCGTTGCTACCAGTGCGGCGACAAGGGCCACTACGCGTATGATTGCTACCGCTTCAGCAAGCGGGGCGGCAGCCGCCGAAGCAG gtCTCGTTCCCGCTCACGCTCTCGATCCCGCTCCAGGTCCAGAGGACGTCGCTACCGCTCCCGTAGCCGTAGTAACGACCG GTACCGTTCCCCATCGTACTCCAAGCGCAGAAGCAG GTCTGGCTCTCCTGCCAGGTCCAGGTCCCGAACTCCAGTGCGGAGGTCCCGAACTCCAGTGCGGAG TCGCTCCCGCTCTCGCTCTCGTTCCCGCTCTGTGTCGCGCCCCAGGGGGCGCTCggtctctcgctctcgctctcggtCCCGATCTCGCTCCAGGTCCCGCTCCCCCAGCCCCAAGAGAGACGG CCGTTCCAGGTCGCCCAGCCAGAAAAAGAGCCCCACTCCCAACGGTGACTGA
- the srsf7a gene encoding serine and arginine rich splicing factor 7a isoform X4: protein MSYYSSSHSSSRNTDCKVYVGDLGNGAAKGELERAFSYYGPLRSVWVARNPPGFAFVEYEDSRDAEDAVKGMDGKVLCGSRIRVELSTGLSRKTRYGRPSRRHFDPNDRCYQCGDKGHYAYDCYRFSKRGGSRRSRSRSRSRSRSRSRSRGRRYRSRSRSNDRSGSPARSRSRTPVRRSRTPVRSRSRSRSRSRSVSRPRGRSVSRSRSRSRSRSRSRSPSPKRDGRSRSPSQKKSPTPNGD, encoded by the exons ATGTCGTACTACTCCTCGTCCCACAGCTCGTCTCGCAACACTGACTGCAAGGTCTATGTGGGAGATTTGGGCAATGGCGCGGCCAAGGGCGAGCTGGAGCGCGCGTTCAGCTACTACGGCCCTTTACGCAGCGTCTGGGTAGCTCGGAACCCTCCCGGCTTCGCCTTTGTAGAGTATGAAGACTCCCGAGATGCCGAGGATGCTGTGAAGGGCATGGACGGGAA aGTGCTTTGTGGGTCTCGGATCCGAGTGGAGCTCTCCACCGGCTTGTCCAGGAAGACCCGGTACGGCCGGCCGAGCCGCAGGCACTTTGACCCCAACGACCGTTGCTACCAGTGCGGCGACAAGGGCCACTACGCGTATGATTGCTACCGCTTCAGCAAGCGGGGCGGCAGCCGCCGAAGCAG gtCTCGTTCCCGCTCACGCTCTCGATCCCGCTCCAGGTCCAGAGGACGTCGCTACCGCTCCCGTAGCCGTAGTAACGACCG GTCTGGCTCTCCTGCCAGGTCCAGGTCCCGAACTCCAGTGCGGAGGTCCCGAACTCCAGTGCGGAG TCGCTCCCGCTCTCGCTCTCGTTCCCGCTCTGTGTCGCGCCCCAGGGGGCGCTCggtctctcgctctcgctctcggtCCCGATCTCGCTCCAGGTCCCGCTCCCCCAGCCCCAAGAGAGACGG CCGTTCCAGGTCGCCCAGCCAGAAAAAGAGCCCCACTCCCAACGGTGACTGA
- the LOC118210231 gene encoding heterogeneous nuclear ribonucleoprotein L-like isoform X1, translating to MAAQTGRYYNDGGRATKRQKTDNNDGTTEGYEDPHKTLPSPVVHVRGLVDGVMEADLVEALQEFGPISYVVVMPKKRQALVEYEDMNGSCNAVNYASDNQIYIAGHPAFVNYSTSQKISRPGDPDDSRSVNNVLLLTIMNPIYPITTDVLYTICNNCGPVQRIVIFRKNGVQAMVEFDSVQSAQRAKASLNGADIYSGCCTLKIEYAKPTRLNVFKNDQDTWDYTNPNLGTQDAEGDGNWSNAQDMNANPNKRQRQPALLGDHPPEYAGPQGGYHGHYHDENYGPPPPPHYEGRRMGPPMGGPRRGGHSQRYGAPQYGHPPPPPPPGEYSPHADSPVLMVYGLEPAKMNADKVFNVFCLYGNVERVKFMKSKPGAAMVEMGDCYAVDRAITHLNNNFLFGQKLNVCVSKQQAIMPGQSYELEDGSSSFKDFHGTRNNRFTSPEQAAKNRIQHPSNVLHFFNAQPDVTVEIFTQICEDLGVKSPSNIKLFTGKSGGPGERSSSGLLEWESINDAMEALAMMNHFQMKNPNGPYPYTLKLCFSTAQHAN from the exons ATGGCTGCACAGACGGGTCGCTACTATAACGATGGCGGAAGGGCAACGAAGCGGCAGAAAACCGACAATAACGACGGAACCACG GAGGGCTACGAAGACCCCCACAAAACCCTCCCCTCACCTGTTGTGCATGTGAGGGGGCTGGTGGACGGCGTCATGGAGGCGGACCTGGTGGAGGCCTTGCAAGAGTTTGGACCCATCAG CTATGTGGTCGTGATGCCAAAGAAGCGTCAGGCACTGGTGGAGTACGAGGACATGAACGGGTCCTGCAACGCGGTCAACTATGCGTCCGACAACCAAATCTACATCGCCGGCCACCCCGCCTTCGTCAACTACTCCACCAGCCAGAAGATCTCGCGTCCCGGAGACCCGGACGACTCGCGCAGCGTCAACAACGTGCTGCTCCTCACCATTATGAACCCCATCTACCCCATCACAACG GACGTCCTCTACACCATCTGTAACAACTGTGGCCCTGTCCAGAGGATCGTCATCTTCCGCAAGAATGGCGTGCAGGCCATGGTGGA ATTCGACTCGGTGCAGAGCGCCCAGAGAGCCAAGGCCTCCCTCAACGGGGCAGACATCTACTCGGGATGCTGCACGCTGAAAATCGAGTACGCAAAG CCAACACGCCTCAACGTGTTCAAGAACGACCAGGACACCTGGGACTACACCAACCCAAACCTGGGCACCCAAG ATGCAGAAGGAGATGGAAATTGGAGCAATGCACAAG ATATGAATGCCAACCCCAACAAGCGTCAGAGACAGCCGGCTCTGCTGGGAGACCACCCTCCCGAGTATG cCGGCCCACAGGGCGGCTACCACGGGCACTACCATGACGAGAACTAcgggccccccccaccccctcactaCGAGGGGCGACGCATGGGCCCGCCCATGGGCGGCCCCCGGCGAGGAGGGCACAGCCAGCGCTACGGGGCCCCGCAGTACgggcaccccccgcccccgcccccaccgggCGAGTACAGCCCCCACGCGGACTCCCCCGTGCTCATGGTCTACGGTTTGGAGCCTGCCAAGATGAACGCCGACAAGGTCTTCAACGTGTTCTGCCTCTACGGCAACGTGGAGCGG GTGAAGTTCATGAAGAGCAAGCCGGGAGCAGCGATGGTGGAGATGGGAGACTGCTATGCTGTGGACCGAGCCATCACCCATTTGAACAACAACTTCCTGTTCGGACAGAAGCTCAACGTCTG TGTGTCGAAGCAGCAGGCCATCATGCCGGGCCAGTCGTACGAGCTGGAGGACGGCTCCAGCAGCTTCAAGGACTTCCACGGCACCCGCAACAACCGCTTCACCTCCCCGGAGCAGGCGGCCAAGAACCGCATCCAGCACCCCAGCAACGTCCTGCACTTCTTCAACGCCCAGCCCGACGTCACCGTGGAGATCTTCACACAG ATCTGTGAGGATCTTGGGGTCAAGAGTCCCTCCAACATCAAACTGTTCACAGGGAAGA GCGGGGGACCAGGGGAGCGCAGCTCGTCCGGACTGCTGGAGTGGGAATCCATCAATGACGCCATGGAGGCCCTTGCCATGATGAACCACTTCCAGATGAAGAACCCGA ATGGTCCATACCCATATACCCTCAAGCTATGCTTCTCCACTGCACAGCATGCAAACTGA
- the LOC118210231 gene encoding heterogeneous nuclear ribonucleoprotein L-like isoform X2: MAAQTGRYYNDGGRATKRQKTDNNDGTTEGYEDPHKTLPSPVVHVRGLVDGVMEADLVEALQEFGPISYVVVMPKKRQALVEYEDMNGSCNAVNYASDNQIYIAGHPAFVNYSTSQKISRPGDPDDSRSVNNVLLLTIMNPIYPITTDVLYTICNNCGPVQRIVIFRKNGVQAMVEFDSVQSAQRAKASLNGADIYSGCCTLKIEYAKPTRLNVFKNDQDTWDYTNPNLGTQDMNANPNKRQRQPALLGDHPPEYAGPQGGYHGHYHDENYGPPPPPHYEGRRMGPPMGGPRRGGHSQRYGAPQYGHPPPPPPPGEYSPHADSPVLMVYGLEPAKMNADKVFNVFCLYGNVERVKFMKSKPGAAMVEMGDCYAVDRAITHLNNNFLFGQKLNVCVSKQQAIMPGQSYELEDGSSSFKDFHGTRNNRFTSPEQAAKNRIQHPSNVLHFFNAQPDVTVEIFTQICEDLGVKSPSNIKLFTGKSGGPGERSSSGLLEWESINDAMEALAMMNHFQMKNPNGPYPYTLKLCFSTAQHAN, from the exons ATGGCTGCACAGACGGGTCGCTACTATAACGATGGCGGAAGGGCAACGAAGCGGCAGAAAACCGACAATAACGACGGAACCACG GAGGGCTACGAAGACCCCCACAAAACCCTCCCCTCACCTGTTGTGCATGTGAGGGGGCTGGTGGACGGCGTCATGGAGGCGGACCTGGTGGAGGCCTTGCAAGAGTTTGGACCCATCAG CTATGTGGTCGTGATGCCAAAGAAGCGTCAGGCACTGGTGGAGTACGAGGACATGAACGGGTCCTGCAACGCGGTCAACTATGCGTCCGACAACCAAATCTACATCGCCGGCCACCCCGCCTTCGTCAACTACTCCACCAGCCAGAAGATCTCGCGTCCCGGAGACCCGGACGACTCGCGCAGCGTCAACAACGTGCTGCTCCTCACCATTATGAACCCCATCTACCCCATCACAACG GACGTCCTCTACACCATCTGTAACAACTGTGGCCCTGTCCAGAGGATCGTCATCTTCCGCAAGAATGGCGTGCAGGCCATGGTGGA ATTCGACTCGGTGCAGAGCGCCCAGAGAGCCAAGGCCTCCCTCAACGGGGCAGACATCTACTCGGGATGCTGCACGCTGAAAATCGAGTACGCAAAG CCAACACGCCTCAACGTGTTCAAGAACGACCAGGACACCTGGGACTACACCAACCCAAACCTGGGCACCCAAG ATATGAATGCCAACCCCAACAAGCGTCAGAGACAGCCGGCTCTGCTGGGAGACCACCCTCCCGAGTATG cCGGCCCACAGGGCGGCTACCACGGGCACTACCATGACGAGAACTAcgggccccccccaccccctcactaCGAGGGGCGACGCATGGGCCCGCCCATGGGCGGCCCCCGGCGAGGAGGGCACAGCCAGCGCTACGGGGCCCCGCAGTACgggcaccccccgcccccgcccccaccgggCGAGTACAGCCCCCACGCGGACTCCCCCGTGCTCATGGTCTACGGTTTGGAGCCTGCCAAGATGAACGCCGACAAGGTCTTCAACGTGTTCTGCCTCTACGGCAACGTGGAGCGG GTGAAGTTCATGAAGAGCAAGCCGGGAGCAGCGATGGTGGAGATGGGAGACTGCTATGCTGTGGACCGAGCCATCACCCATTTGAACAACAACTTCCTGTTCGGACAGAAGCTCAACGTCTG TGTGTCGAAGCAGCAGGCCATCATGCCGGGCCAGTCGTACGAGCTGGAGGACGGCTCCAGCAGCTTCAAGGACTTCCACGGCACCCGCAACAACCGCTTCACCTCCCCGGAGCAGGCGGCCAAGAACCGCATCCAGCACCCCAGCAACGTCCTGCACTTCTTCAACGCCCAGCCCGACGTCACCGTGGAGATCTTCACACAG ATCTGTGAGGATCTTGGGGTCAAGAGTCCCTCCAACATCAAACTGTTCACAGGGAAGA GCGGGGGACCAGGGGAGCGCAGCTCGTCCGGACTGCTGGAGTGGGAATCCATCAATGACGCCATGGAGGCCCTTGCCATGATGAACCACTTCCAGATGAAGAACCCGA ATGGTCCATACCCATATACCCTCAAGCTATGCTTCTCCACTGCACAGCATGCAAACTGA
- the ech1 gene encoding delta(3,5)-Delta(2,4)-dienoyl-CoA isomerase, mitochondrial, with protein sequence MMFRAMAAAVIGSAFRKSRGLWLPGLSAVRAMSAQAGPTPPFSALSVSHPATAVTHVELYRPEKRNAMNQAFWSEMVDCFSQIALDSECRVVIVSGAGKIFTSGIDLMDMAENMLQPEGDDVARMSWNMRRLVAKFQETFSIIEKCPKPVVVAVHGACVGGGVDLITACDIRLCTQDAWFQVKEVDIGLAADVGTLQRLPKVIGSRSLVNELALTARKLYSDEAKSCGLVSRVFPDKESMMAGALELAAEIAARSPVAVQGTKINLVYSRDHSVSESLDYMATWNMSMLQTQDLVKSAQAAMEKKSPKEVLFSKL encoded by the exons ATGATGTTCAGAGCAATGGCAGCAGCTGTTATCGGTTCTGCTTTCAGAAAAA GCAGGGGATTGTGGTTGCCCGGTCTCAGTGCGGTGAGAGCGATGTCCGCACAGGCAGGCCCCACGCCTCCTTTCTCCGCTCTGTCAGTGAGCCACCCGGCTACTGCGGTCACCCACGTGGAGCTTTACCGTCCAGAGAAGCGTAATGCCATGAACCAAGCCTTCTGGAG TGAGATGGTGGACTGCTTCTCCCAGATTGCCCTGGATTCAGAGTGTCGGGTAGTTATAGTTTCAGGAGCTGGCAAGATCTTCACTTCAG ggattGACCTGATGGACATGGCGGAAAATATGCTGCAGCCGGAGGGGGATGACGTGGCGAGGATGTCCTGGAACATGCGCCGTCTTGTCGCCAAGTTCCAGGAAACCTTTTCAATCATCGAGAAG TGTCCAAAGCCTGTGGTGGTAGCAGTGCATGGAGCATGCGTGGGAGGAG GAGTGGACCTGATCACAGCCTGTGACATACGGCTCTGCACGCAGGATGCCTGGTTCCAGGTGAAG GAAGTTGACATTGGCCTAGCAGCAGATGTTGGGACTCTACAGCGGCTTCCCAAAGTTATTGGGAGCCGCAG TCTGGTGAATGAACTGGCTCTCACAGCCAGGAAGCTGTACTCGGATGAAGCCAAGAGCTGTGGACTGGTCAG TCGGGTGTTTCCAGACAAGGAGAGCATGATGGCGGGAGCCCTGGAGCTGGCTGCAGAGATAGCGGCTCGCAGCCCCGTCGCCGTGCAGGGGACCAAGATCAACCTGGTCTACTCCAGAGACCACAGCGTGTCTGAGAGCCTGGACTACATG GCCACCTGGAACATGAGCATGCTGCAGACGCAGGACTTGGTGAAATCCGCCCAAGCCGCCATGGAGAAGAAGAGCCCAAAAGAAGTGCTTTTCTCCAAACTCTGA